In Prevotella sp. oral taxon 475, one DNA window encodes the following:
- a CDS encoding AI-2E family transporter, protein MTEPKITFDKVARWTFCALLVLAVFYITNSMSEVLLPFFIACLLAYLLYPLVRMVEKYLHIRIRALSILFVLILLAGLFTGVAWLIIPQMAEQFDKFSDVAGKYIGQTTHANSITSYVQQWLQQNQRNIEHFLRSKDFSDTVRTVMPKLFSFVGQTASVVISIIASCITLLYMFFILLDYEYLTENWVRIFPRKYRPFWMELSQDASRELNNYIRGQSMVSLIMGVMFCVGFTIIDFPMAIGLGILIGVMNLVPYLHTFALIPTAFLALLKAADTGQNFWIIFGTAVLVFIVVQVICDMVVTPRIMGKAMGLNPAIILLSLSVWGSLLGFIGVIIALPLTTLIMAYWQRYVTKEKVVSTPSTTKEMTNDEATQQQKKAFEKQKRDE, encoded by the coding sequence ATGACAGAACCCAAAATAACATTCGACAAAGTGGCGAGATGGACTTTCTGCGCATTGCTCGTCTTGGCCGTGTTCTACATCACCAACAGTATGAGCGAGGTGCTTTTGCCCTTCTTCATCGCCTGTCTGCTGGCTTATTTGCTCTATCCGCTCGTTCGAATGGTCGAGAAATACCTCCACATTCGCATCCGGGCCCTCTCCATCCTCTTCGTTCTCATCCTCCTGGCAGGCCTCTTTACGGGCGTGGCATGGCTCATTATCCCACAAATGGCAGAGCAGTTCGATAAGTTTTCGGACGTGGCCGGGAAGTATATCGGCCAGACGACGCATGCCAATAGCATCACCTCGTATGTTCAACAGTGGTTGCAACAGAACCAGAGAAATATCGAACATTTTCTGAGAAGCAAGGATTTCAGCGACACCGTGAGAACGGTTATGCCCAAGCTGTTCAGCTTTGTAGGGCAGACGGCCAGCGTTGTCATCAGCATCATCGCCTCGTGCATCACCTTACTATATATGTTCTTCATCCTGCTGGACTACGAATATCTCACCGAAAACTGGGTGCGCATCTTTCCACGCAAGTATCGCCCCTTCTGGATGGAGCTCTCTCAAGACGCCTCGCGCGAGCTGAACAACTATATTCGCGGACAAAGCATGGTGTCGCTCATCATGGGCGTGATGTTCTGCGTGGGCTTTACCATCATCGATTTCCCTATGGCCATCGGCTTAGGCATCCTCATCGGCGTGATGAATCTGGTGCCTTATCTTCATACATTTGCGTTGATTCCGACCGCTTTCCTGGCCTTACTCAAAGCCGCCGACACGGGACAAAACTTCTGGATCATCTTCGGCACAGCTGTTCTCGTCTTTATCGTCGTGCAGGTGATATGCGACATGGTGGTGACGCCTCGCATCATGGGGAAAGCAATGGGGCTGAATCCCGCCATTATTCTGCTTTCTCTCTCGGTGTGGGGTTCTCTTCTCGGATTTATCGGCGTCATTATCGCCCTCCCGCTCACCACCCTTATCATGGCTTATTGGCAGCGATATGTCACCAAAGAGAAGGTCGTCTCCACTCCATCCACCACTAAGGAAATGACGAACGACGAAGCTACGCAACAACAGAAAAAAGCTTTTGAGAAACAAAAAAGAGACGAATAA
- a CDS encoding DUF308 domain-containing protein, with protein sequence MKQIQTSFLRALIAVVVGALLIKYRQEMVTWLTVCIGVLFFLSGLISCIVYFVGRKAPETSAIDEEGRPLSSAPSMFPIVGMGSLVLGAALALFPGMIEKWTVYIFGALLLLGAVGQYVSLATIVKLGRLHPIYWLMPSVVFIIGLISIFKPEWMATSPLFFIGWTMILYGIIECIDAFKIMNLRRRIEKLSTEKQAEETAKESETDGE encoded by the coding sequence ATGAAACAGATTCAAACCTCGTTCTTGCGTGCCCTTATCGCTGTGGTGGTGGGCGCACTCCTTATTAAATATCGCCAGGAAATGGTGACCTGGCTCACCGTCTGCATCGGTGTGCTGTTCTTTCTCTCGGGGCTCATCTCGTGCATCGTCTACTTTGTGGGTCGAAAAGCCCCCGAGACGAGTGCGATAGACGAAGAGGGTCGCCCGCTTTCTTCCGCTCCTTCCATGTTTCCTATTGTGGGAATGGGTAGCTTGGTATTAGGTGCGGCATTGGCATTGTTCCCCGGTATGATTGAGAAATGGACGGTTTACATCTTCGGTGCTTTGCTTCTGCTCGGCGCAGTAGGCCAATATGTGTCGCTGGCCACTATCGTTAAGTTGGGTCGTTTGCATCCTATCTATTGGCTGATGCCCTCGGTTGTGTTTATTATCGGGCTCATCTCGATCTTCAAACCCGAGTGGATGGCTACGTCTCCGCTGTTCTTCATCGGGTGGACGATGATACTTTACGGTATCATCGAGTGCATTGATGCCTTTAAAATCATGAACCTCCGTCGTCGCATAGAAAAACTTTCGACCGAGAAACAGGCAGAAGAGACTGCAAAAGAAAGCGAGACAGACGGAGAATAA
- the rsmI gene encoding 16S rRNA (cytidine(1402)-2'-O)-methyltransferase, whose amino-acid sequence MGILYIVPTPVGNMEDMTFRAIRILKEADVVLAEDTRTSGMLLKHFDIENRLLSHHKFNEHGTTAHLVERLKAGQTLALISDAGTPGISDPGFYLAREAIAAGIEVQCLPGATACIPAVVASGMPCDRFCFEGFLPQKKGRKTHLESLCNESRTMIFYESPYRLVKTLRQLAEVLGEDRQACVCREISKMHEQCVRGSLAEVAEHFTQTEPRGEIVIVVAGHSHKKEKRTKGEQ is encoded by the coding sequence ATGGGCATCTTGTATATCGTCCCCACACCGGTGGGAAACATGGAGGACATGACCTTTCGCGCCATCAGAATATTGAAAGAGGCCGACGTGGTCTTGGCAGAAGATACCCGAACCTCGGGAATGCTCCTCAAACACTTCGATATCGAGAATCGACTGCTCTCCCATCACAAGTTCAACGAGCACGGAACAACCGCCCATCTTGTGGAACGGCTGAAGGCAGGACAGACTTTGGCCCTGATAAGCGATGCCGGCACGCCCGGAATCAGCGATCCTGGCTTCTATTTGGCTCGCGAAGCCATTGCTGCCGGCATTGAAGTGCAATGCCTACCCGGTGCAACGGCATGCATTCCGGCAGTGGTGGCCTCGGGAATGCCCTGCGACAGGTTCTGTTTCGAAGGCTTTCTGCCACAGAAAAAAGGGCGAAAGACACATCTCGAATCCCTTTGCAACGAGAGCCGGACGATGATTTTCTACGAGTCGCCCTACCGATTGGTCAAGACACTACGGCAATTGGCCGAGGTGTTGGGGGAAGACCGACAAGCATGCGTCTGCCGGGAGATTTCGAAAATGCACGAGCAATGCGTGCGAGGAAGCCTTGCCGAGGTGGCGGAACACTTCACCCAGACGGAGCCGCGAGGGGAAATCGTTATCGTTGTGGCAGGACATTCTCATAAAAAAGAAAAACGAACGAAAGGAGAACAATAA
- a CDS encoding thymidine kinase, with product MTDNFTEETGRQGRIEVVCGSMFSGKTEELIRRMKRAVFAKQKVEIFKPAIDTRFSEEDVVSHDRNAIPCTPVDSSSSILLLSSNIDVVGIDEAQFMDDRLPEVCNTLAERGTRVIVAGLDMDFRGVPFGPMPALCAIADDVTKVHAICVRCGALAYVSHRTVEEERRVLLGEMQEYEPLCRRCYQKALKGL from the coding sequence ATGACAGACAATTTTACAGAAGAAACCGGCCGTCAGGGCAGGATAGAGGTGGTTTGCGGCTCGATGTTTTCGGGCAAGACCGAAGAGCTGATTCGGCGAATGAAACGCGCCGTTTTTGCCAAACAAAAGGTAGAAATCTTCAAACCCGCCATCGATACGCGCTTTTCCGAGGAGGATGTGGTGAGCCATGACCGCAATGCCATCCCTTGTACGCCGGTAGATTCGTCGTCGTCCATCCTCCTACTCTCGTCGAACATCGACGTAGTGGGCATCGACGAGGCGCAATTTATGGACGACCGACTGCCGGAAGTGTGCAACACGCTGGCCGAAAGGGGCACTCGCGTGATCGTTGCAGGGCTTGATATGGATTTTCGAGGCGTTCCTTTCGGTCCGATGCCGGCCCTTTGCGCCATCGCAGACGATGTAACCAAGGTGCATGCCATCTGTGTTCGCTGCGGCGCATTGGCCTATGTGAGCCACCGAACGGTGGAAGAGGAACGGCGGGTGCTGCTCGGCGAGATGCAGGAATACGAGCCGCTGTGCCGCCGATGCTACCAAAAGGCACTCAAGGGGCTGTGA
- a CDS encoding histidine phosphatase family protein, with protein MTTLYLVRHGETVANASQILQGQTPGALNKTGIQQAEALHERMRNEPIDAFVASDLRRASDTCLIIARGHGREVRTTPLLRERDWGDFTGAFIPDLKGKPFPANVETIDELMARARHFLHFLQAQYPEKTVLAVGHGIINKAIQSVFYGIPMSEVPKMGNAEVRKLELDDH; from the coding sequence ATGACGACATTATACTTAGTTCGCCACGGCGAAACCGTAGCCAATGCCAGCCAGATACTGCAAGGACAGACGCCCGGAGCCTTGAATAAGACGGGCATACAGCAGGCCGAAGCCTTGCACGAGAGGATGAGGAACGAGCCCATCGACGCTTTTGTGGCCAGCGATTTGCGGCGAGCCAGCGACACCTGTCTCATCATTGCCCGCGGGCACGGCCGAGAAGTGCGCACCACCCCCTTACTGCGCGAGCGCGACTGGGGCGACTTTACCGGTGCCTTTATCCCCGACCTGAAAGGCAAACCCTTTCCCGCCAACGTTGAAACGATCGACGAACTCATGGCTCGCGCCCGCCATTTTCTCCATTTTCTCCAAGCGCAATATCCCGAAAAGACCGTACTTGCCGTTGGGCATGGCATCATTAACAAAGCCATTCAGAGTGTGTTCTATGGCATTCCGATGAGCGAAGTGCCGAAGATGGGCAACGCCGAAGTGCGCAAATTAGAGCTCGACGACCATTAG